From the genome of Helicoverpa zea isolate HzStark_Cry1AcR chromosome 1, ilHelZeax1.1, whole genome shotgun sequence, one region includes:
- the LOC124638006 gene encoding proteasomal ATPase-associated factor 1 isoform X1, whose product MSNQLPVVTIQCDWNDVIRLPKGDAWISSKKLNENSIHDKLTTTLSDGKVKINFSDNYQYISHGPLSLVVKHVASGLKVAFVAPTKAHKIHSKGVLSVAVAENALAVSSCEEDKLLVWDSRTSEVSLELKGHGGPVYKCKFFPSGIVVLSAGADGSCRIWSAESGINPVTLKGHTMAVCDICIIDKGRNVISVSKDGSAKLWDVGESNCLDNVVEGHGQINCCAIATTKEEVEVENEREVGTHNKLLVVGCESGLVVCAHVAKRAQIYSKQLESACNAIIIMDQAVLVGCSNGKITKLNLQDGSVLKEWHESANPILSMAVLTNQLFVVGRQDGTCTVLSLEDGASSKLRVQLTGSDCDGIRDISFNGKWVFAGCRDAIVRKYDFNQINVHFK is encoded by the exons AGTGTGATTGGAACGATGTTATTAG ATTACCCAAAGGAGATGCATGGATATCTTCCAAAAAACTGAACGAAAACAGTATCCATGATAAGCTTACAACCACTTTAAGTGATGGGAAAGTGAAGATTAACTTCTCTGACAACTATCAGTACATATCCCATGGGCCCTTGAGTTTGGTTGTGAAACATGTAGCCTCGGGCCTGAAGGTGGCATTTGTAGCACCAACCAAAGCTCACAAAATACATAGTAAAGGAGTTTTGTCTGTGGCTGTTGCTGAGAATGCTTTGGCTGTATCCTCTTGTGAGGAAGACAAACTTCTGGTATGGGATAGCAGGACAA gtgAAGTCAGCTTGGAACTAAAAGGTCACGGTGGCCCAGTATATAAATGCAAATTTTTCCCATCTGGCATTGTGGTCTTGTCTGCTGGGGCTGATGGTTCCTGCAGAATTTGGTCAGCTGAATCTGGAATAAATCCAGTCACCTTGAAGGGACATACTATGGCTGTATGTGATATCTGTATCATTGATAAAGGACGGAATGTGATTTCAGTAAGCAA GGATGGGTCAGCAAAGCTGTGGGATGTTGGTGAATCAAACTGCTTGGACAATGTTGTGGAGGGGCATGGTCAGATCAACTGCTGTGCTATTGCAACAACTAAAGAGGAGGTTGAAGTCGAAAATGAGAGGGAG GTAGGCACTCATAACAAGCTGTTGGTAGTTGGATGTGAGAGTGGACTGGTAGTCTGTGCTCATGTCGCCAAGAGAGCACAGATATATTCTAAGCAACTGGAGTCTGCATGCAATGCCATCATTATTATGGACCAGGCAGTTCTTGTTGGCTGTAGCAATGGAAAG ATAACAAAACTAAATCTTCAAGATGGCTCAGTTCTAAAAGAATGGCATGAATCTGCTAACCCTATACTGAGTATGGCTGTTTTGACCAATCAATTGTTTGTTGTTGGGCGCCAAGACGGTACTTGCACAGTCCTATCATTGGAAGATGGGGCCAGCTCCAAACTTAGAGTGCAGCTGACAGGATCAGACTGTGATGGCATCAGGGATATCTCCTTCAATGGAAAGTGGGTATTTGCAGGCTGTCGAGACGCCATCGTGCGGAAATatgatttcaatcaaatcaatGTCCACTTTAAGTAG
- the LOC124638006 gene encoding proteasomal ATPase-associated factor 1 isoform X2 produces MVASKPQYVSLWRLPKGDAWISSKKLNENSIHDKLTTTLSDGKVKINFSDNYQYISHGPLSLVVKHVASGLKVAFVAPTKAHKIHSKGVLSVAVAENALAVSSCEEDKLLVWDSRTSEVSLELKGHGGPVYKCKFFPSGIVVLSAGADGSCRIWSAESGINPVTLKGHTMAVCDICIIDKGRNVISVSKDGSAKLWDVGESNCLDNVVEGHGQINCCAIATTKEEVEVENEREVGTHNKLLVVGCESGLVVCAHVAKRAQIYSKQLESACNAIIIMDQAVLVGCSNGKITKLNLQDGSVLKEWHESANPILSMAVLTNQLFVVGRQDGTCTVLSLEDGASSKLRVQLTGSDCDGIRDISFNGKWVFAGCRDAIVRKYDFNQINVHFK; encoded by the exons ATGGTTGCCAGTAAACCTCAATATGTTTCTCTGTGGAG ATTACCCAAAGGAGATGCATGGATATCTTCCAAAAAACTGAACGAAAACAGTATCCATGATAAGCTTACAACCACTTTAAGTGATGGGAAAGTGAAGATTAACTTCTCTGACAACTATCAGTACATATCCCATGGGCCCTTGAGTTTGGTTGTGAAACATGTAGCCTCGGGCCTGAAGGTGGCATTTGTAGCACCAACCAAAGCTCACAAAATACATAGTAAAGGAGTTTTGTCTGTGGCTGTTGCTGAGAATGCTTTGGCTGTATCCTCTTGTGAGGAAGACAAACTTCTGGTATGGGATAGCAGGACAA gtgAAGTCAGCTTGGAACTAAAAGGTCACGGTGGCCCAGTATATAAATGCAAATTTTTCCCATCTGGCATTGTGGTCTTGTCTGCTGGGGCTGATGGTTCCTGCAGAATTTGGTCAGCTGAATCTGGAATAAATCCAGTCACCTTGAAGGGACATACTATGGCTGTATGTGATATCTGTATCATTGATAAAGGACGGAATGTGATTTCAGTAAGCAA GGATGGGTCAGCAAAGCTGTGGGATGTTGGTGAATCAAACTGCTTGGACAATGTTGTGGAGGGGCATGGTCAGATCAACTGCTGTGCTATTGCAACAACTAAAGAGGAGGTTGAAGTCGAAAATGAGAGGGAG GTAGGCACTCATAACAAGCTGTTGGTAGTTGGATGTGAGAGTGGACTGGTAGTCTGTGCTCATGTCGCCAAGAGAGCACAGATATATTCTAAGCAACTGGAGTCTGCATGCAATGCCATCATTATTATGGACCAGGCAGTTCTTGTTGGCTGTAGCAATGGAAAG ATAACAAAACTAAATCTTCAAGATGGCTCAGTTCTAAAAGAATGGCATGAATCTGCTAACCCTATACTGAGTATGGCTGTTTTGACCAATCAATTGTTTGTTGTTGGGCGCCAAGACGGTACTTGCACAGTCCTATCATTGGAAGATGGGGCCAGCTCCAAACTTAGAGTGCAGCTGACAGGATCAGACTGTGATGGCATCAGGGATATCTCCTTCAATGGAAAGTGGGTATTTGCAGGCTGTCGAGACGCCATCGTGCGGAAATatgatttcaatcaaatcaatGTCCACTTTAAGTAG
- the LOC124646362 gene encoding titin-like, which yields MAYYSDPASNDEIVLPTAEYTGNKKTNSNDFVEDWVDVTVENAIRRGRRLQKLKPIPDDTDCEYNVADFDFFGSLLKGKRRSRSRRDYLMCYRITKTSSSSHYKYRSKSPYRRPNTNVYAYYSTISNNVGLNNPQIKNKNLKKCSMRINELAVPSKRQCLDTWRYRSNVLPEFMVVRLKQQVMDQLPIVQIPEALYWFQKRRPRKSYSSKTTLSKSHQKDRNENAYDLRKPLRKMDERTLCILFAHKITKLLLKPLNVTLTPELDAISRVVSSDIAKLLRKCAFSKNLQYLPIQRDVANTITIWIAGILEDLSFKLLEEDLQVTQETEATAKDLVQCVTYMEMSLEREKFSLKGTDLEEEEGPVLDFVDDVIENVLNICEPHPVYVEPEPDTSTISKDDEMLGESEKSTIQVDSTDLEISTLEDVINIDIVEAAKGLIEEFESKDYTLTDLEHFRKEINAIIDYVAKASGDNMSNGSGDDVENVFDKTISPEGETEDVPDGDDLSSDTMKVIQSNEYEEVDENAEVNDANVVDDFEMSTEDDDNNRKVIFNETVDPNDLADQKDTSIDDVFGKSEEEQTQGNALSDKSSVSFSEPNDNLLSQIHESDERQMSPKDAANKTEESKSSDTPVLEEIGVGELNRSSEKHGSESELNKGSSDSKTLGSKESNESVFKVYNEPSKEDVQQIMKTGSEIGETISATGGSEGQINEEKPDETKPFDMQLIEKIIDDQMISPLSTEKDDSATESPRQKMSIEATDVELEEVSERLDITDNESKAVDEPSTEEEYKVIELESVAVETKGAAEGAEIPSPETESQKERGLSKTDKNEKQISTKDEPVKIEEHKSFDTQLIEKIIVDKLFRPTEKRDTKKKLKPQQKPIKKTTTSKPKVPAKKIDKKEIESKAPEEVCTVVSLESKPKTQTPMDHGWKVQLQTAPSWVTAWEQGRGEPSEDSFQIQMRPTRVTETEIRNWCTDLENAFLNLEMWSHWISNTCKETISLCEQNASICLAIARKNAMNWNRLKRDINKDALLWENLYQTTENTFKSLKRKYTNVKVTPNKPTYSIVTKAILEAFNEIEKLSLELHQMIVAAEYRALCSCDKRKTR from the exons ATGGCCTACTATTCTGACCCGGCATCAA ATGATGAAATAGTCCTGCCAACGGCAGAATATACAGGCAACAAGAAGACCAATTCAAATGACTTTGTTGAGGACTGGGTGGATGTTACCGTTGAAAACGCAATCAGGCGCGGTCGACGGCTCCAGAAATTAAAACCTATTCCAGATGATACGGACTGTGAATATAATGTCGCAGACTTCGATTTTTTCGGATCACTCCTTAAAGGAAAACGGCGTTCTAGGAG cagGAGGGATTACCTGATGTGTTATAGAATTACTAAGACAAGCTCAAGTAGCCATTACAAATACAGGTCCAAATCGCCTTACAGAAGACCGAACACTAATGTTTATGCTTATTATTCAACAATAAGTAACAATGTAGGACTTAATAATCcacaaattaaaaacaagaaCCTTAAAAAATGCTCCATGAGGATCAATGAGCTGGCTGTACCATCCAAACGACAATGTCTTGATACTTGGCGATACCGATCCAATGTATTACCTGAATTCATG GTAGTAAGATTGAAACAACAAGTTATGGATCAACTACCGATTGTACAAATACCGGAAGCGCTATATTGGTTTCAAAAACGAAGGCCACGGAAGTCGTATTCATCAAAAAC TACTCTAAGTAAAAGCCATCAAAAGGACAGAAACGAAAACGCTTACGACCTCAGGAAGCCACTTCGTAAGATGGACGAAAGAACATTATGCATATTATTTGCACACAAAATTACGAAGTTATTGTTGAAACCTTTAAATGTAACTTTAACTCCGGA ATTGGACGCTATATCCAGAGTAGTATCCAGTGACATTGCGAAATTATTACGGAAATGCGCTTTTAGTAAAAATCTGCAATATTTGCCAATTCAAAGGGATGTGGCGAATACA ATTACAATTTGGATAGCAGGAATTCTAGAAGATTTATCTTTCAAGTTATTAGAAGAAGATTTACAAG ttaCACAGGAGACGGAAGCGACTGCAAAGGATTTAGTGCAGTGTGTTACGTACATGGAAATGTCATTAGAACGagaaaagttttcattaaagggtacag ATCTAGAAGAGGAAGAAGGCCCTGTATTGGATTTTGTGGATGATGTGATCGAAAACGTTTTG AACATCTGCGAACCGCATCCAGTATATGTTGAACCGGAACCAGATACGTCAACGATTTCAAAAGATGACGAAATGTTAGGCGAATCAGAAAAATCTACCATTCAAGTAGATTCAACAGATCTTGAAATATCGACATTGGAGGATGTTATTAATATAGATATAGTGGAAGCAGCAAAAGGCTTGATAGAAGAGTTTGAATCTAAAGATTATACATTAACAGATTTAGAACACTTCAGGAAAGAGATTAATGCTATAATAGATTATGTAGCCAAGGCTTCTGGAGATAACATGAGTAATGGATCTGGGGATGATGTAGAAAATGTGTTTGACAAAACTATTTCACCAGAAGGTGAAACTGAAGATGTGCCAGACGGTGACGACCTAAGTAGTGATACCATGAAAGTTATTCAAAGCAATGAATATGAGGAGGTAGATGAAAACGCCGAAGTAAATGATGCAAATGTGGTTGACGATTTTGAAATGTCAACCGAAGATGATGACAACAACAGAAAAGTTATATTTAATGAAACAG tGGACCCAAATGATCTTGCCGATCAAAAAGATACCAG CATTGACGACGTGTTTGGGAAAAGTGAAGAAGAACAAACCCAAGGAAATGCCCTTTCTGACAAGTCCAGCGTTTCATTTTCTGAACCCAACGATAACTTATTGA GTCAAATACATGAAAGTGATGAGAGACAAATGTCACCTAAAGACGCAGCTAATAAGACCGAAGAGAGCAAATCAAGCGACACCCCAGTTCTAGAAGAGATTGGTGTAGGAGAATTAAACAGGTCTTCAGAAAAACACGGTTCTGAAAGTGAATTGAATAAAGGATCATCTGATTCCAAAACACTAGGCAGTAAAGAAAGTAACGAATCTGTATTTAAAGTTTATAACGAACCTTCTAAGGAAGATGTTCAGCAAATCATGAAGACTGGAAGCGAAATCGGAGAAACAATAAGTGCTACTGGTGGATCAGAAG GTCAAATAAACGAAGAGAAACCCGACGAAACGAAGCCGTTCGATATGCAATTAATAGAAAAGATTATTGACGATCAAATGATCAGCCCACTTTCTACAGAAAAAGATGATTCAGCAACTGAATCGCCACGACAAAAAATGTCAATAGAGGCCACAGACGTAGAACTTGAAGAAGTCTCTGAAAGACTAGACATAACAGACAATGAATCTAAAGCTGTGGATGAACCTTCTACTGAAGAAGAATATAAAGTCATAGAGTTAGAAAGCGTCGCCGTAGAAACAAAAGGTGCAGCTGAGGGAGCTGAAATACCCAGTCCTGAAACTGAATCACAGAAAGAGCGTGGTTTGA GTAAAACCGATAAAAATGAGAAACAAATATCAACCAAAGACGAACCTGTCAAGATCGAAGAACATAAATCGTTCGATACACAATTAATAGAAAAGATTATTGTGGACAAATTATTCCGTCCGACAGAAAAACGTGATacgaaaaagaaattaaaacctCAACAAAAACCAATCAAGAAAACTACGACATCAAAACCAAAAGTTCCTGCTAAAAAGATTGacaaaaaagaaattgaatCTAAAGCTCCCGAAGAAGTATGTACAGTCGTGAGCTTAGAGAGCAAACCCAAAACTCAAACGCCGATGGATCATGGGTGGA AGGTCCAACTTCAGACAGCTCCATCATGGGTGACTGCCTGGGAACAAGGTCGCGGAGAGCCCAGTGAGGATTCCTTCCAAATTCAAA tGAGACCGACAAGGGTAACAGAAACAGAAATTCGCAATTGGTGCACAGATTTAGAAAACGCATTTCTTAATTTAGAAATGTGGAGTCATTGGATAAGTAATACTTGCAAGGAAACTATCTCGTTATGCGAACAGAACG CATCTATATGCTTAGCTATAGCTAGAAAAAATGCTATGAATTGGAACAGACTTAAAAGGGACATTAATAAAGATGCCTTACTTTGGGAGAACCTGTACCAAACAACAGAAAACACTTTTAAAAGTTTGAAACGAAAATATACTAACGTTAAG gtaaCACCAAATAAGCCGacatattcaattgttactaaagcAATATTGGAAGCATTTAACGAAATTGAGAAACTTAGTTTGGAGTTGCACCAAATG ATTGTGGCAGCAGAATACCGTGCTTTATGCAGTTGTGACAAACGAAAAACTAGATAA